TCGTACGTTCCGGGTTTTAGTGATTCATTCACGAGTGTTTGAACTTCTTTCCCTTGTATATCATAGACTTTTAGCGAAATAAAACTAACAAAGGGCAACTGAAAACGAATAACTGACGTAGGATTAAAAGGATTCGGATAGTTTTGTGATAATGAATACTTTGAGGGAACCTCCATACTTATGTTATTTATTGATACAACACTATCCGGGTTTATGTAGGAGCGAACATTTAAAAATATTTGAGGCTGATTGCTTAATCGTAAATCTCTCCAAACATTAACAATTTTCTTATCAATTAAAAGAACATCTGAACCGCCTTTACTGCTATTAGGAAACTGTGTTGAAACAGGGAAATAACTTCCTATAAAATTATCATTATTATCAATTCTTAAATTGTTTATATAGCCGACGCTTCCATCGTAGCTTAGTAAAAATATTATGTTCCCAACTTCGTCATAGCTCACGAAAGCTTCATAAGCACCGTTACCAATAATTTTATTAATCCCAATTTTATTGCCACTGTTGTTGTATCTTTGATATTTAATTCTATCTACACCAGTACTATATGGAAATTCAGAAAAAGAAATCACATAATTCCCTGTTGAATCAATAGCAATGTCTGTTTGTGTTTGATTATTTAAAGTGTCAATATCAAACTCAATATCATTTACTTGTTGATTACTTCCAATCGGAGTACCGTTTGCAGAAAATAATTGACTGTAAATATCAAAATGGTTTGGTTTAGGTCCCGAACTCTCCCATGCTATTACAAATCCGCCATTTTGTTGAACTCCAATTGCCGGTTTCCCATAACTCGAATATTGATTCACTTTAACATTGTTACCAACTTTTACGCCATTTGAATCAACTATTTGGAAGAAGATGTCTTTGTGATAAGAAACAGGAGCAGTATAATCGAATGAAATAATGAATCTATTTAAATTATCTGTACCAATTCTTATGTTAGGGTCAAATCCTTTTATAGTATCGTTTAATTGAATTTCCTGTGAGATAGGGATACCATCTTTATTATATATTTTTAAAAGAATTAATGAGCCACTAGGACTTACAGAAACACCCCTCCAAACTATACCAAATGAGCCATCTTTTCTTACTGCAACATCCGAATTTATTGAACCACTTGTAGAATTAACCTTAAAATTATTTCCTATTCTATTGAAGCTACTATCAAATATTTGTGCGTACACATCTATTGGTGAATTAACCCCATTTTGCCATACGATAACAGAATATCTTTTTTTGTTTGAAGAAATTTTAGCGAAATATTTAGGTACTGATAATGCCGTATCAGTGTTTACTCTGAAATCATTTACAAGTTGGGCGAACAATGAATTAGATATGAAAACAATTGATATTAATACTATCAATTTCATACTAAGAATAATAAATTTATTAGCATACATATAGTTTATTATTTTTATTTATACAAATAATACTAGTTGTAAACATCTCTATTAAAGTACGTTAGAAAACAAACATTTAAAACAAATCATATTTCAAATAAGGGATGGCATTTAACTGCCAACCCTTAATGAAATTAAGAATAATTACTTTATTAAAACCATTCTCTTTGTTTGAACAAAATTACCAGATTTTAACCTGTAAAAATAAATCCCAGTTGATAGCTCCGACACATTTAAGGTAATAGAATAGTATCCTGCTTTTCTGATTTCATTTACAAGAGTTCTTATTTCCCTTCCTGTTATGTCGTATATATTTAAAGAAACGAATCCGTCTTTCGGTAATGCATACTTAATAGTTGTAGACGGATTAAACGGATTTGGATAGTTTTGCGATAGCTCATGCTTTGTTGGAATACTGTTGTTTGAACCATACTTATTCTTTGATTTATATTCTTCATTTCTAATTGGAGGAACATCAGGAATATAGTTATTAATCAATATTTCATAAATGATCTTGTCTTTTATTATTTCCCTTAAATGATCGTATGATTTTTTATTCAACTCTTCAAGGTTATTTGGAATTCTTTTTAGCAGATAATCAAACTTTGAATTACTTGATTTAATTTTGATCGTCTCTTGTTTGCTATTCATCATAGATTTATTAGAAATTTTACTTAAGTCCGATTTCAATAAATTGTATAATTCTGGTATCGAAATAATACTATTACTATTATCACCACCTGAAGAACTATCAAGCATACTTAAGATTCGTAATTTATCAAGATTAGCATAAAGTAACTCATAAGAATTTGAAGCATTTGCAATTATAACATCAAGCTCAAAAAGAGCGTTTTGTAACTCCTCGTTTATAACCTGGGATTCAATTTTCAGTCCGTTATAATACTTTTGAAGTAAACTATCATTATTGTTTATATTAATCATATTCTGATAATAAGAAGGTAGTGTTGCAATCCCAGAACCATCTGAATATATGTAACTATAATATAAGCGGGAACCTGTTTTTTGAAAAGCACGATCACTACCAGAAGTTATTAACTGTTCAGCATAGTTAGCAGCAGTAATATAATTTCCAGTCAAACTTGATTTCAAAGCATTACCTAACAATAAAGTTTGTTGCGATTTGGAAGAATTGTCTTCATTTATCGTTGTAATTTGACAATTAGTAGGTGGCGCCGGTATTGATATAAGAAATGGATTATAATAAAAGTAATCTATAGGAAACAATTTATAGCCAGGGTCGCCTATATTACCCCAAAAATTATTTGTACATTTAATTATTTCTGATTCTGAGCTACCTTCATTTTCAATATATATTAAATAATCATTGTTGTCATCATCCTCAATTATATTAATACCATCATCCATTAATAAGTTACTTGTGGCAGTTTCAGTGTTAAGTATATATATTTCCTGTCCCGAATTGCCATAGAAGTGATTGTATCCGGCTAAATTTTCTGTTTGATTACCGGTATATGCAGGGGACATAATAGGATATGTATTGTTAGTAATGTACATGCCTATTCCGTTATTATGAATTATATTTTGGTAAAGAATTGGATTAGAATTTATATACTCTAGTCCATAATAGCAATCAGAAATATTATTGCAATGATACGCTCCTCCTGATAAATAGCTAGCAATACCAACTAAACCTGAACTGGAACTTTCAATTGTATTATTAATAACGTTTGGCATGTTACAGTTAAGTAAAGTAATACCAGCAGTTTTTACGTTCGGGAAACTGTTGTGATCAATTAGTATATATTTAGAATTTGAAACTCCTATGTGCTGTGGAGTATTGTCATTAGTTGGGTTAAAGATATTATTAAAAATAAAACCATTTCCGGGAATTTTATTAAACTTATAATTATCAACAGACAAGTCCAAATATTTATTATCAAAAGTACAGTTTGTAATCTTTAATTCATTCATCAAATTATTAAGTATTAATCCATAGTGGGCATCTTTTATTGTAACTTGGTTAAAATTAATACCACCCCCATATACATTTAATCCCTGCCAGTTACTGTAACTATCATCCTTTAATAATTGAGAATATGACCCGTATAAATCACAATCATAAAATACAAAAATTGTATTACTGGTAAATTTATTAATTCCGAATATACCTGCGTAAGTATTGAAAACATTGATATTACATTCGGGAGTTGTTATAAGTA
Above is a genomic segment from Ignavibacteria bacterium containing:
- a CDS encoding T9SS type A sorting domain-containing protein, with translation MKLIVLISIVFISNSLFAQLVNDFRVNTDTALSVPKYFAKISSNKKRYSVIVWQNGVNSPIDVYAQIFDSSFNRIGNNFKVNSTSGSINSDVAVRKDGSFGIVWRGVSVSPSGSLILLKIYNKDGIPISQEIQLNDTIKGFDPNIRIGTDNLNRFIISFDYTAPVSYHKDIFFQIVDSNGVKVGNNVKVNQYSSYGKPAIGVQQNGGFVIAWESSGPKPNHFDIYSQLFSANGTPIGSNQQVNDIEFDIDTLNNQTQTDIAIDSTGNYVISFSEFPYSTGVDRIKYQRYNNSGNKIGINKIIGNGAYEAFVSYDEVGNIIFLLSYDGSVGYINNLRIDNNDNFIGSYFPVSTQFPNSSKGGSDVLLIDKKIVNVWRDLRLSNQPQIFLNVRSYINPDSVVSINNISMEVPSKYSLSQNYPNPFNPTSVIRFQLPFVSFISLKVYDIQGKEVQTLVNESLKPGTYEVTFDGSHLTSSVYFCKLQTGSFISVKRMVLLK